The Litchfieldia alkalitelluris genome has a window encoding:
- a CDS encoding helicase-related protein: MDQITTTHLQAIEQTKIKVLDDIDQFLGKSEVPSSYSEYISERIHYIDQLWINVWLNQATNKIPRHEKKEFLRVRGYEIEGVDRKIINSLFRNELREYHPFNVITWLDETFSDDNERWEGRIYKAREQYLARQEEQKIAQKKENFRIEIIKETNDLIQTNFITYYVHLRYEIGKRLSEHFQINKKYIISNSYRFEDQVKPKGSLKVTDYTNMDEFFDELTGNLDQTVYWGKNNYEFEIYYYLYQRIVNDFVFDHISKLIFNEISSHSTDDIDEPLNLRSFKKLVSSELGILAEDFFNLIQEELLEDLISLTNVDFEENAQLAIYEQHVSERERKKAEELAELERKKEEEKRILEDIFRHEYSPSHSRNTKYILHIGETNTGKTFQALKRMKEAESGLYLAPLRLLALEVYDKLNNDGIPCSLKTGEEEKEVSGSRHISSTVEMFHEKDFYEVIIIDEAQMIADKDRGFSWYKAITKANANEVHIIGSLNLKEMIIQLLEDAPLEVFEYKRDIPLEVEGKPFNINSTKKGDALVCFSRRRVLETASKLQNEGHGVSLIYGSMPPETRKKQMQRFIDGETNVIVSTDAIGIGLNLPIQRIVFLENDKFDGTRRRRLTSQEVKQIAGRAGRKGIYDVGKVAFTKDIKIMKRLLFDKDVPVHTFAIAPTNAVFERFQRYSRDLQLFFEIWDKFEGPRGTKKSTLSEERALYETIRETEIEARLPMMDLYGFLHLPFSSNEPRLVKQWQNTMYAIVRGEDLPEPILGDRDTLEELELSYKAVGLHLLFLYRLDYRTEASYWERIREGFSNDIHEQLKSSVKAYTKKCRQCGKQLPWDYSFQICGQCYHRRSKRGY; the protein is encoded by the coding sequence ATGGACCAAATAACTACTACTCACCTTCAAGCGATTGAACAGACAAAAATAAAAGTTTTAGATGACATTGATCAATTCCTTGGAAAAAGTGAAGTTCCAAGTTCATACTCGGAATACATTTCGGAACGAATTCATTATATTGACCAACTCTGGATTAATGTTTGGTTAAATCAAGCAACGAATAAAATACCACGACATGAAAAAAAGGAATTTCTAAGGGTTAGAGGATATGAAATTGAGGGCGTTGATCGAAAGATAATCAATTCTTTATTTAGAAATGAATTAAGGGAATACCACCCCTTTAATGTTATTACTTGGCTAGATGAGACATTTTCAGATGATAACGAAAGGTGGGAAGGTCGGATTTATAAAGCACGTGAACAGTATCTCGCAAGGCAGGAAGAACAGAAGATTGCACAGAAAAAAGAGAATTTTAGAATTGAAATTATTAAGGAAACAAATGATTTAATACAAACAAACTTTATTACATACTATGTACATTTAAGATATGAGATAGGAAAGCGTTTATCTGAACATTTTCAAATCAATAAAAAATACATCATTTCGAACTCTTATCGATTTGAAGATCAAGTCAAGCCGAAGGGCTCTCTTAAAGTAACTGATTATACAAACATGGATGAATTTTTCGATGAACTTACCGGCAATTTAGATCAAACAGTTTATTGGGGAAAAAACAATTATGAATTCGAGATTTATTATTATTTATATCAAAGAATAGTGAATGATTTCGTTTTTGACCATATCTCAAAACTGATATTTAACGAAATATCTAGCCATTCGACTGATGATATAGATGAACCACTCAATTTAAGATCATTCAAAAAACTAGTATCATCTGAATTGGGTATATTAGCTGAAGATTTTTTCAACTTAATCCAAGAAGAGTTATTAGAGGATTTAATTTCATTAACGAATGTTGACTTTGAAGAAAATGCACAACTAGCTATTTATGAACAACATGTTAGTGAAAGAGAACGAAAAAAAGCTGAAGAGCTTGCTGAACTTGAACGAAAAAAAGAAGAAGAAAAAAGAATCCTAGAGGATATATTTCGGCATGAATACAGTCCTTCACACAGCCGAAATACTAAATACATTTTACATATTGGTGAGACTAATACCGGAAAGACATTTCAAGCGTTAAAACGAATGAAGGAAGCTGAATCGGGGCTTTATCTAGCACCGTTAAGATTATTGGCACTAGAGGTATATGATAAATTAAATAATGATGGAATTCCTTGTTCACTAAAAACTGGAGAAGAAGAAAAAGAGGTAAGTGGTTCTCGGCATATTTCTTCAACAGTAGAAATGTTTCATGAAAAGGATTTTTACGAGGTTATAATTATTGATGAAGCTCAGATGATTGCTGATAAGGACAGAGGATTCTCATGGTATAAAGCAATTACAAAGGCAAACGCAAATGAAGTACATATCATTGGTAGTCTAAATCTGAAAGAAATGATTATACAATTATTAGAGGATGCACCTTTAGAAGTGTTTGAATATAAACGTGATATACCACTAGAAGTTGAAGGTAAACCATTTAATATCAATTCAACAAAAAAAGGTGATGCTTTAGTTTGTTTCTCAAGAAGAAGAGTCCTTGAAACAGCATCTAAATTGCAGAATGAAGGGCATGGTGTGAGCTTAATCTATGGAAGTATGCCTCCTGAAACAAGAAAAAAACAAATGCAAAGATTCATTGACGGTGAGACAAATGTCATTGTATCGACTGACGCGATTGGAATAGGATTAAATCTTCCTATCCAACGAATTGTATTTTTAGAAAACGATAAATTTGATGGAACTAGAAGAAGGCGTTTAACATCACAAGAAGTGAAGCAAATTGCCGGCAGAGCGGGTAGAAAAGGAATTTATGATGTAGGGAAAGTGGCTTTTACAAAAGACATAAAAATAATGAAGCGGCTTTTATTTGATAAAGATGTTCCGGTTCATACATTTGCAATCGCACCAACAAATGCTGTATTTGAGCGGTTTCAGAGATATTCCCGCGACCTTCAACTCTTCTTCGAAATTTGGGATAAATTTGAGGGCCCTAGAGGGACAAAGAAATCAACCTTATCTGAGGAAAGAGCATTATATGAGACGATTAGGGAGACTGAGATTGAAGCAAGATTGCCAATGATGGATCTTTATGGATTTTTACATTTACCGTTTTCTTCAAATGAACCTCGACTCGTAAAACAATGGCAGAATACAATGTATGCTATTGTCAGAGGTGAAGATCTACCTGAGCCGATACTGGGGGATAGAGATACTCTCGAAGAACTAGAGCTATCTTACAAGGCTGTTGGGTTACATTTATTATTCTTATATCGTCTAGATTATCGTACTGAAGCATCTTATTGGGAGAGAATAAGAGAAGGTTTTAGTAATGATATTCACGAGCAGTTGAAAAGTAGTGTAAAAGCCTACACAAAGAAATGTCGACAATGTGGAAAGCAACTTCCATGGGATTATTCATTTCAAATCTGTGGTCAATGTTATCATAGGAGGTCAAAACGAGGATATTAA
- a CDS encoding NAD(P)-dependent oxidoreductase, which translates to MNNEDTPKHLNLKLADNFLEIEPGLTKQDANEEANRCLYCYDAPCIQACPTGIDIPAFIKKIATGNLKGSAKTIMLANPVGASCSRVCPTDELCEGACVLNNTTKPIMIGNLQRFATDWAIHNNLNLFKASEWNGKAVAVIGSGPAGLSSARELARLGYKVTIYEANKKAGGLNTYGIVSFRLPTTISYWEVKQVEQLGVEIITDTKVGRDISAKEILEKYDFTIFSIGMGNVPNLKIPGEKFEGVYDAIQLIKETKTNEIPTNFIGKKVVVIGAGNTAIDAATCSIRLGAENVKILYRRTSNEMTAYQFEYEFAKQDGVEFRWLTLPKQILSKGQQVTGIECLKIKLSEKDEYGRRNPEPIDGSEHVIEADIVIKAIGQTRHLDLIEEFGLKHNDGVVEIDPITYQTSNPNVFACGDVVFGKGKGDAMVVTAAQQGKLTALSIHQYNNQFIV; encoded by the coding sequence TTGAACAATGAAGATACTCCAAAACATTTGAATTTGAAATTAGCGGACAATTTTCTAGAAATTGAACCTGGCCTTACCAAACAAGATGCAAATGAAGAAGCGAACCGTTGTTTATATTGTTATGACGCGCCCTGTATTCAGGCTTGCCCAACAGGAATTGATATTCCAGCATTTATTAAAAAAATTGCAACCGGAAACTTAAAAGGGTCTGCTAAAACTATTATGCTAGCGAACCCAGTTGGTGCAAGCTGTTCTAGAGTCTGTCCAACAGACGAACTTTGTGAAGGTGCATGTGTTCTTAACAATACTACTAAACCAATCATGATAGGTAATCTACAGAGATTTGCAACAGATTGGGCAATTCATAATAACTTAAACCTATTTAAGGCTAGTGAATGGAATGGAAAAGCGGTCGCAGTTATCGGAAGTGGGCCAGCTGGGTTATCCTCGGCAAGGGAACTAGCTAGGCTTGGCTATAAGGTTACGATCTATGAGGCTAATAAAAAAGCTGGAGGACTAAATACATACGGTATCGTTTCATTTCGTTTACCTACAACCATTTCTTATTGGGAAGTGAAACAGGTTGAACAGCTTGGAGTAGAGATTATTACAGACACTAAAGTTGGTAGAGATATTTCGGCAAAAGAAATTTTAGAAAAGTATGACTTTACCATTTTTTCAATTGGAATGGGGAATGTACCTAATCTTAAAATTCCTGGTGAAAAATTTGAAGGAGTTTATGACGCAATACAATTAATTAAGGAAACAAAAACAAATGAGATCCCAACTAACTTCATAGGAAAAAAGGTGGTTGTTATCGGTGCTGGTAATACAGCTATTGATGCGGCAACATGTTCAATAAGACTTGGCGCTGAAAATGTGAAAATCCTTTACAGAAGAACGTCTAATGAAATGACTGCATATCAGTTTGAATATGAATTTGCTAAACAAGATGGGGTAGAGTTTCGTTGGTTAACCTTACCAAAACAAATATTAAGTAAAGGGCAACAAGTTACAGGTATTGAATGCTTAAAAATAAAACTCTCAGAAAAAGATGAGTATGGTAGACGAAATCCTGAGCCAATTGATGGTTCTGAACATGTTATAGAAGCAGATATTGTGATTAAAGCAATCGGTCAAACAAGGCATTTGGACTTAATAGAAGAGTTCGGACTTAAACACAATGATGGTGTTGTTGAAATTGATCCAATTACCTATCAGACCTCAAACCCTAACGTTTTTGCGTGTGGTGATGTTGTATTTGGAAAAGGTAAAGGAGATGCCATGGTCGTAACAGCCGCACAACAAGGAAAACTTACTGCACTTTCAATTCATCAATATAATAATCAATTTATTGTGTGA
- the preA gene encoding NAD-dependent dihydropyrimidine dehydrogenase subunit PreA encodes MADLSINLAGISSPNPFWLASAPPTNTGYQVQRAFEAGWGGAVWKTLGDPIINTSSRFAAVSFNGQRVAGFNNIELITDRPLEVNLKEIYETKKRYPNHALVVSLMVEPRQDKWHEIVKKVEAIGVDGLELNFGCPHGMAERGMGAASGQVPELVEKQTYWVKEVARTPVIVKLTPNITDITATAEAAVRGSADAISLINTINSLAGVDLDSWNTIPHVNGKGAHGGYCGPAVKPIALNMVAECARNENINIPISGIGGISNWQDTVEFMLMGATGVQVCTAAMHHGFRIVEDMIDGLNNYLDDKGISSLSEIVGKVVPKYSDWGNLDLNYKIVAQINNDICINCNKCHIACEDTSHQCIDMLKDNSGNSYLTVREEDCVGCNLCSIVCPVEGAIDMVEVATGLPSMNWNQRQEVIQKVSTGAKIK; translated from the coding sequence ATGGCTGATTTATCAATTAATTTAGCAGGAATTTCTTCACCGAATCCTTTTTGGTTAGCATCTGCACCTCCTACCAATACTGGGTATCAAGTACAAAGAGCCTTTGAAGCAGGATGGGGTGGAGCAGTATGGAAAACCTTAGGTGACCCTATCATTAATACTTCCTCACGATTTGCTGCTGTAAGTTTTAATGGACAACGAGTTGCTGGTTTTAACAATATTGAGTTGATTACAGACCGACCATTAGAGGTTAATTTAAAGGAAATTTATGAAACAAAGAAAAGGTATCCAAACCATGCACTCGTTGTTTCATTGATGGTTGAACCAAGACAGGATAAATGGCATGAGATTGTAAAAAAAGTTGAGGCCATTGGAGTAGATGGACTTGAATTAAACTTTGGATGTCCTCATGGAATGGCAGAGCGTGGAATGGGGGCTGCTTCAGGGCAAGTGCCTGAGCTTGTTGAAAAACAAACCTATTGGGTGAAAGAGGTAGCTAGGACTCCTGTTATCGTGAAATTAACCCCTAATATTACTGATATTACTGCGACTGCTGAAGCTGCAGTAAGAGGTAGTGCTGACGCTATAAGTCTAATTAATACAATCAATAGTTTAGCCGGTGTTGATCTTGATTCTTGGAACACAATACCACATGTTAATGGTAAAGGGGCACATGGAGGGTATTGTGGTCCAGCAGTCAAACCTATCGCTTTAAATATGGTTGCTGAATGTGCCAGAAATGAAAATATTAATATCCCAATCTCAGGCATTGGTGGAATATCAAATTGGCAGGATACAGTTGAATTTATGTTGATGGGAGCAACTGGTGTTCAAGTGTGTACCGCTGCAATGCACCATGGTTTTAGAATAGTTGAAGATATGATTGATGGCTTAAATAATTACTTAGATGATAAAGGGATATCATCACTATCTGAAATAGTTGGAAAGGTTGTACCTAAATATTCCGACTGGGGTAATTTAGATTTAAATTACAAAATTGTTGCTCAAATAAACAATGATATTTGTATTAATTGTAATAAATGTCATATTGCTTGTGAAGATACATCACACCAATGTATTGATATGTTAAAAGACAACAGTGGAAACAGTTATTTAACGGTGAGAGAAGAGGATTGTGTGGGCTGTAACTTATGTTCCATTGTTTGTCCTGTAGAAGGAGCAATTGATATGGTCGAGGTAGCTACTGGACTACCATCAATGAATTGGAATCAACGTCAAGAGGTTATTCAAAAGGTTTCAACAGGTGCAAAAATCAAATAA
- a CDS encoding NCS1 family transporter produces MGKKKNYLKSPDLLPISEQGRTITSFGYSFMWIGMVVVLATFAIGGAGVINLSLPYVIIATIIGSLAIGLFISLTADIGIEHGLSFPVYMRAPFGTIGTHIPSIVRGVTASMWFGINTYFGSTAINAILNLLYGFDNWFICFLLFAIVQMVNTALGIKAVERFADLAAPIIIIISCWMYVSLSNTASAQGRDVWSWVESPVTGGAAFTAFLVVIFSNMGFWATLSADIPSISRFMKAPKNERSWLKRNKSSLIGNLIALPLTQTFMVVIGGVSYIAVMNYDPIVGLQQAASGFALGILLLMIVLAQWSTNISANIVPAATIFSNVGGPKFPFWAGVISAGIVGTVVQPWNLFGIIIPVLLFVGGILSAIVGILVADYYLLRKRRVNVPDLYETTGQYRYLNGVNIPGFIAWILGGGASYFVPSYSFLVGFFVGAGSYYMLAKYWWFIKYKQAEIEDPDDEKYLGITVGRDWFIEESLDEVKDNIIGGPPVTDIGTLKQ; encoded by the coding sequence ATGGGTAAAAAGAAAAATTATTTAAAATCACCTGATTTATTGCCAATTTCAGAGCAGGGAAGAACAATCACTTCTTTTGGTTATTCTTTTATGTGGATAGGAATGGTTGTTGTTCTTGCCACCTTTGCCATTGGTGGAGCAGGAGTTATTAATCTATCTCTCCCATATGTAATAATTGCAACAATTATTGGTTCATTAGCAATTGGTCTATTTATCTCCTTAACTGCTGATATAGGGATCGAACACGGGTTATCTTTCCCTGTCTATATGAGAGCGCCATTTGGTACGATCGGCACCCATATTCCCTCAATTGTTCGTGGAGTGACCGCATCGATGTGGTTTGGAATAAACACTTACTTCGGATCAACAGCAATTAATGCCATTTTAAATCTTTTATATGGATTTGATAATTGGTTTATTTGTTTTTTACTATTTGCTATAGTCCAAATGGTAAATACAGCTCTTGGAATTAAGGCTGTTGAAAGATTTGCCGATTTAGCAGCGCCAATAATTATCATTATCTCATGTTGGATGTATGTTTCACTCTCTAATACTGCAAGTGCGCAAGGTAGAGATGTTTGGAGTTGGGTTGAAAGTCCAGTTACAGGTGGGGCTGCTTTTACCGCATTCCTTGTCGTCATCTTTAGTAACATGGGATTTTGGGCAACCCTCTCAGCTGATATCCCCTCAATTTCGCGTTTTATGAAAGCACCGAAGAATGAGCGTAGTTGGCTTAAACGTAATAAAAGTTCATTAATAGGCAACTTAATCGCACTTCCGTTAACTCAAACATTTATGGTGGTCATCGGTGGAGTCTCGTATATTGCCGTGATGAATTACGACCCAATTGTGGGTCTACAACAGGCGGCAAGTGGTTTTGCTTTAGGAATTTTACTTTTAATGATTGTTTTAGCACAATGGTCAACAAATATTTCAGCAAACATTGTTCCAGCAGCAACGATATTTTCAAATGTAGGTGGTCCTAAATTCCCATTTTGGGCAGGGGTAATCTCTGCTGGGATTGTCGGAACTGTGGTTCAACCTTGGAATTTATTTGGAATCATCATCCCTGTTTTATTATTTGTAGGGGGTATTCTATCTGCAATTGTTGGTATCCTTGTTGCTGATTATTATCTATTAAGAAAAAGAAGAGTTAATGTACCGGACCTGTATGAGACGACTGGTCAATATAGGTATTTGAATGGAGTAAATATTCCAGGATTTATTGCATGGATTCTTGGTGGTGGAGCATCTTATTTTGTTCCAAGTTATTCCTTTTTAGTTGGATTTTTCGTAGGTGCTGGAAGTTACTACATGTTAGCAAAATATTGGTGGTTTATAAAGTATAAGCAAGCTGAAATTGAAGATCCTGACGATGAAAAATATTTAGGTATAACCGTTGGGCGTGACTGGTTTATTGAAGAATCTCTTGATGAAGTAAAAGATAACATCATAGGTGGTCCACCTGTTACAGATATTGGAACATTGAAACAGTAA
- a CDS encoding nitrilase-related carbon-nitrogen hydrolase, with amino-acid sequence MSDIVKIGLIQASNDVDGSQPVSVHKEKAIEKHMKLVREAAGRGAKIICLQEIFYGPYFCTEQNPKWYDSAEEIPNGPTTKLFQELAQELKVVIILPIYEREGIATYYNTAAVIDADGTYLGKYRKQHIPQVGVSKEGCGFWEKYYFKPGNLGYTVFDTAYAKVGVYICYDRHFPEGARLLGLKGAEIVFNPSATVAGLSEYLWKLEQPAHAVANGYYVAAINRVGIEGPWEMGEFYGQSYLVDPRGNFVAMGSRDSDEVIIGEMNKKMIREVRDIWQFYRDRRPETYGDMTALLP; translated from the coding sequence ATGTCTGACATTGTAAAAATCGGTCTTATTCAAGCATCTAATGATGTTGATGGCAGTCAACCAGTAAGTGTTCATAAAGAGAAAGCGATTGAAAAGCATATGAAGCTTGTAAGAGAAGCCGCAGGGCGTGGTGCGAAAATAATTTGCTTACAAGAAATTTTTTATGGCCCCTATTTTTGCACCGAACAAAATCCAAAATGGTATGACTCAGCGGAAGAAATACCTAATGGTCCCACTACTAAATTATTTCAAGAATTAGCTCAAGAACTTAAAGTCGTAATTATACTCCCAATATATGAAAGAGAAGGAATTGCTACATATTATAACACTGCTGCAGTCATTGATGCAGACGGTACCTATTTAGGGAAATATCGAAAACAACATATTCCACAAGTTGGTGTATCAAAAGAAGGCTGTGGTTTCTGGGAAAAATATTATTTTAAGCCGGGGAATCTAGGATATACGGTATTTGATACAGCGTACGCTAAGGTCGGAGTTTATATTTGTTATGATCGACATTTCCCTGAAGGGGCTAGATTGCTTGGATTAAAGGGAGCAGAAATTGTCTTTAACCCATCAGCAACAGTTGCAGGGCTGTCAGAATATCTTTGGAAACTAGAGCAACCAGCACATGCTGTTGCAAATGGATATTATGTTGCTGCTATTAATCGTGTAGGGATAGAAGGGCCTTGGGAAATGGGTGAATTCTACGGACAATCGTATCTGGTAGATCCTCGAGGGAACTTTGTGGCCATGGGTAGTAGAGATAGTGATGAAGTTATTATTGGTGAAATGAATAAGAAAATGATTAGAGAAGTAAGAGATATATGGCAATTTTACCGTGATCGTAGACCTGAAACCTATGGAGATATGACTGCATTATTACCGTAG
- a CDS encoding PucR family transcriptional regulator — MISSYPLTVSSILKRKHFENTRVLAGKKGLTNLVKWVHIVEVTNIGKLLNGNELILTTGISWNRNLELSLSFLKQLIDSNVSGLCIEIGTYTTTIYDELIDYANSFNFPIIVFEDEVPFVEITQDIHTYIIKSQDQIISNLEDFSHLLNKKLLNINHHFELLELLQQKTSKQIIFIKDNQMVFFPNCTHIEQMLWKEKISLLDENAENSHYRVPVLVLGYEIAQVALMSNNELEPLSELDYLLLDRTITAISQQLLNNMYVEEKKGNQRSEWIKDWLSGYHSETAITTYLNDHGLSQQNGAVVCVCRIENKQNMLSVDESYIKLCLQSIFEQQGFSLILTEKKEKAILILLNKRLISNYKMRLINAFERMKASDLSTKNGFTISIGVGKFVLNLMDVCKSYQTAEETIKIESKLLNSSLFYHFYEDLHLFRLISVMSQHLNLTEFVEEYLKPVIQHDLENNGKLLETLKVYLKCHGSKQETAKQLYIVRQTLYHRLQKLEKLLGEDFMLPEKRIAIEFMLLINDYLKPIVEISDRKEDYN, encoded by the coding sequence TTGATTAGTTCTTATCCTTTAACGGTTTCGTCTATTTTAAAAAGAAAGCACTTTGAAAACACACGGGTTCTTGCAGGGAAAAAGGGTCTTACTAATCTAGTAAAATGGGTACATATAGTTGAGGTAACGAACATAGGCAAACTATTAAACGGTAATGAACTTATTTTGACGACAGGTATTTCATGGAATCGCAATCTGGAGCTAAGTTTATCATTCTTAAAGCAATTAATTGACTCAAACGTTTCAGGACTATGTATTGAAATTGGAACTTATACAACAACTATTTATGATGAATTAATTGACTACGCTAATAGTTTTAATTTTCCGATCATTGTTTTTGAGGATGAAGTTCCGTTTGTCGAAATTACCCAAGATATTCATACCTATATAATAAAGAGTCAGGATCAAATCATTTCAAATTTAGAGGATTTTTCTCACCTCTTAAATAAAAAACTACTGAATATAAACCACCATTTTGAACTCCTAGAATTATTGCAACAAAAAACAAGTAAACAAATCATTTTTATTAAGGATAACCAAATGGTCTTTTTTCCAAATTGCACACATATTGAACAGATGTTATGGAAAGAAAAAATCAGTTTATTAGATGAGAATGCTGAAAATTCGCATTATAGAGTCCCTGTCCTTGTTTTAGGATACGAAATTGCACAAGTAGCTCTTATGTCGAATAACGAGCTGGAACCACTAAGCGAACTTGATTATTTATTATTAGATCGAACAATCACTGCAATAAGCCAACAGTTATTAAATAATATGTATGTTGAAGAGAAAAAAGGTAACCAACGAAGTGAATGGATTAAAGACTGGTTAAGTGGTTACCATTCTGAAACCGCAATAACTACATACTTAAATGATCACGGACTCTCTCAACAAAATGGTGCAGTAGTTTGTGTTTGTAGAATCGAAAATAAGCAGAATATGCTCAGTGTAGATGAGAGTTATATAAAACTTTGTTTGCAATCAATATTCGAACAACAGGGTTTTTCGTTAATTCTTACAGAAAAAAAAGAAAAGGCCATCCTAATCCTGCTAAATAAACGTTTGATTAGTAATTATAAAATGAGACTTATCAACGCTTTTGAAAGAATGAAGGCCTCTGATTTAAGTACTAAAAATGGATTCACGATATCTATAGGAGTAGGAAAATTTGTTTTGAATTTAATGGATGTTTGTAAAAGCTATCAAACAGCTGAAGAAACGATAAAAATAGAATCAAAACTTCTAAACTCTTCTTTATTTTATCATTTTTATGAAGATCTGCATTTGTTTCGACTAATTTCAGTGATGTCGCAACATCTTAATCTAACTGAATTTGTAGAAGAATATTTAAAACCAGTAATACAGCATGATCTTGAGAACAACGGAAAGCTATTGGAAACATTAAAAGTCTATTTGAAATGTCATGGCTCCAAACAAGAGACGGCTAAACAGCTTTATATCGTGAGACAAACACTTTATCATCGCCTGCAAAAACTAGAAAAATTACTTGGTGAGGATTTTATGTTACCGGAAAAACGAATTGCTATTGAATTTATGCTCTTAATCAATGATTACCTAAAGCCAATTGTAGAGATATCTGATAGGAAAGAAGATTATAATTAA
- the hydA gene encoding dihydropyrimidinase has product MKKIIKNGTIVTASDTFTADLLIENGKITAIGQEFSDLGAEVIDAKDRYVFPGGIDPHTHLEMPFGGTVTKDDFETGTIAAAYGGTTSIIDFCLTRKGVPLQSSIKEWHKKASDKAVIDYSFHLMIGEMNDNVLSQLKEVVEQNGITSFKVFMAYKNVLQADDETLFRTLIAAKDLGALVMIHGENGDVIDYLTKKALSEGKTDPIYHALTRPPEVEGEATGRAATLTGLANSQLYVVHVSCADAVEKISEARKKGVDVWGETCPQYLVLDQTYLEKPNFEGAKYVWSPPLREKWNQEVLWNALKTGQLQTLGSDQCSFDFKGQKELGRGDFTKIPNGGPMIEDRLTILFSEGVKKGRISLNQFVDITSTRIAKLFGLYPKKGSIAVGADADLVIFNPKVERILSAESHHMAVDYNAFEGMKVTGEAESVLVRGEFVIKEKQFVGELGSGKYIKRAKYGELLESHTHTLSI; this is encoded by the coding sequence ATGAAAAAAATTATTAAAAATGGAACCATTGTTACTGCCTCAGATACTTTTACTGCTGATTTATTAATTGAAAATGGAAAAATTACAGCGATTGGACAGGAGTTTTCCGATCTAGGTGCAGAGGTGATTGATGCAAAAGACCGTTACGTATTTCCAGGAGGAATCGATCCTCATACACATTTAGAAATGCCATTTGGTGGGACTGTTACAAAAGATGACTTTGAGACAGGAACGATAGCTGCAGCTTATGGTGGTACGACATCAATTATCGATTTTTGCTTAACAAGAAAAGGTGTTCCTCTCCAATCTTCTATTAAAGAGTGGCATAAAAAAGCTAGTGATAAAGCAGTTATTGATTATAGCTTTCACTTGATGATTGGGGAAATGAACGATAATGTGTTAAGTCAGTTGAAAGAGGTTGTAGAACAAAACGGTATCACTTCCTTTAAGGTATTTATGGCATACAAAAATGTTTTACAAGCTGATGATGAGACTCTGTTTCGTACATTAATTGCAGCTAAAGATTTAGGGGCATTGGTTATGATTCATGGAGAAAATGGGGACGTCATTGATTACTTAACAAAAAAGGCACTCTCAGAAGGGAAAACAGATCCCATTTATCATGCATTAACAAGACCTCCTGAAGTGGAAGGTGAGGCGACTGGGAGAGCTGCAACACTTACAGGTTTAGCTAATTCACAATTGTATGTTGTTCACGTTTCTTGCGCAGATGCTGTTGAGAAAATTTCTGAAGCACGAAAGAAGGGAGTGGATGTATGGGGAGAAACTTGTCCACAGTACTTAGTTCTAGATCAAACATATCTCGAAAAGCCTAATTTCGAAGGCGCAAAATATGTCTGGTCACCACCTTTACGTGAAAAGTGGAATCAAGAAGTATTATGGAATGCTCTTAAAACGGGACAATTACAAACATTAGGTTCAGATCAATGTTCATTTGATTTTAAAGGACAAAAAGAATTAGGTAGAGGTGATTTTACAAAGATTCCAAATGGAGGGCCAATGATTGAAGACCGGTTAACAATATTATTTTCAGAAGGGGTAAAAAAAGGAAGAATTTCATTAAATCAGTTTGTTGATATCACTTCAACTAGAATTGCAAAATTATTTGGACTTTACCCAAAGAAAGGTTCAATTGCGGTAGGTGCAGATGCTGACCTTGTGATATTCAATCCAAAAGTTGAACGAATATTATCTGCGGAATCTCATCATATGGCTGTTGATTATAACGCATTTGAGGGGATGAAAGTAACAGGTGAGGCGGAATCTGTTCTAGTAAGGGGAGAGTTTGTTATTAAAGAAAAGCAGTTTGTAGGAGAGTTAGGATCTGGTAAATATATTAAAAGAGCAAAGTATGGGGAGTTGCTTGAATCTCATACGCACACTTTGTCCATTTAA